One window of Herpetosiphonaceae bacterium genomic DNA carries:
- a CDS encoding ABC transporter permease subunit: MMPQNDRQPTLGPLLTETLLLLLTLAISITSVALVIFMPRAFLGDNASVQGYLDAVVGYLWGLLRGDFGMNVQRRSVNTRLWVAARRSLELLGVSLGCGLLLGLGWGALLATVRRGAPRIVLFGLSTLLLSLPTFAVLLLSMEAISTLTLRTGVRLTYVQGYGLDQHLILPAGALALRGAAYMGRAMQVAHEDVLRQEWIRAARAKGLGGFGLWWWHVLPALRLPLLGSTLGMIRVIVSGFVIVDYLSGWGGLGRQMLEINNSGIISPGEGDVAASAAVLFVIFFVLTDALGRLLLRHADPRLREVAAAR; the protein is encoded by the coding sequence ATGATGCCACAGAACGATCGACAACCCACGCTCGGCCCGCTCCTGACCGAGACGCTGCTGCTGCTGCTGACGCTGGCGATCAGCATCACGAGCGTTGCGCTGGTGATCTTCATGCCGCGCGCGTTTCTGGGCGATAATGCTAGCGTCCAGGGCTATCTCGACGCGGTGGTCGGCTATCTGTGGGGCCTGCTGCGCGGCGACTTCGGAATGAACGTGCAGCGCCGCTCGGTGAATACGCGGCTGTGGGTCGCGGCGCGGCGCTCGCTGGAGCTGCTGGGCGTCAGCCTGGGCTGCGGCCTGCTGCTTGGCCTCGGCTGGGGCGCGCTGCTGGCGACGGTGCGCCGTGGCGCTCCCCGGATCGTGCTGTTTGGGCTGAGCACGCTGCTGCTCTCGCTGCCGACGTTTGCGGTGCTGCTGCTGTCGATGGAGGCGATCTCGACGCTGACGCTGCGCACTGGCGTTCGGCTGACCTATGTCCAGGGCTACGGCCTCGATCAGCATCTCATCCTGCCCGCCGGGGCGCTGGCGCTGCGCGGCGCGGCCTACATGGGCCGCGCGATGCAGGTGGCGCACGAGGATGTGCTGCGCCAGGAGTGGATTCGCGCGGCTCGCGCCAAGGGCCTGGGCGGCTTTGGGCTGTGGTGGTGGCATGTGCTGCCCGCGCTGCGCCTGCCGCTGCTCGGCAGCACGCTGGGCATGATCCGCGTGATCGTCAGCGGCTTCGTGATCGTGGATTACCTCTCCGGCTGGGGCGGCCTGGGCCGTCAGATGCTTGAGATCAATAACTCCGGCATCATCAGCCCCGGCGAAGGCGATGTTGCCGCGAGCGCTGCGGTGCTCTTCGTGATCTTCTTTGTGCTCACCGATGCGCTGGGTCGGCTGCTGCTGCGTCACGCCGATCCGCGCCTGCGAGAGGTGGCTGCCGCCCGATGA